One part of the Paroedura picta isolate Pp20150507F chromosome 5, Ppicta_v3.0, whole genome shotgun sequence genome encodes these proteins:
- the LOC143838790 gene encoding perilipin-3-like isoform X2, whose amino-acid sequence MSSTPEPNVTSSETSDESLQDENVLKRVGSLPLVTSVCDLVSASYTCVKRKNSYLQSVCDGAEKSVKSLTGVAVSRVQPILTTFEPQIAAANKYACRSLDAMEGKLPILQQTADQVVSDTKELVSSRVMNVKNGVTCRLSGMVDRTKDVVHGGVKTTTSLVTSSMSVVMGTKMGQMAKNGVDVMLGRSHAFVDHLLFTDEEMGELQACCEGGEMAPLQREQSPVAQEGYLACLMSLLKKFHCYISQQSQYHARHASQSLQEVLENQYLEWKAWLVALYYTITLPLRTIYLIILFTFEELSSKIQEHMPQTSYVLEDLQMALTTLECLQDLCRRIFTRVWRKMLEEENVNALVDYFRNTMPFCCLAKHCKCRT is encoded by the exons ATGTCTTCCACCCCAGAACCAAATGTCACATCCTCTGAGACCTCTGATGAAAGCCTTCAAGATGAG AATGTCTTAAAGAGAGTCGGCAGCCTCCCTCTGGTTACCTCCGTCTGCGACCTGGTTTCTGCCAGCTACACCTGCGTCAAGAGGAAAAACTCCTACCTTCAGTCGGTGTGTGACGGAGCAGAGAAAAGCGTGAAGTCCCTCACGGGAGTTGCCGTCAGCCGGGTGCAGCCGATTTTGACGACGTTTGAACCTCAGA TCGCTGCCGCAAACAAGTACGCCTGCAGGAGTCTAGATGCCATGGAGGGGAAGCTGCCCATCCTGCAACAAACAGCTGACCAG GTTGTCTCCGATACCAAGGAGTTGGTATCTTCTAGAGTCATGAATGTCAAGAACGGCGTGACCTGCAGACTGTCAGGGATGGTTGACCGGACGAAAGACGTTGTACATGGTGGTGTGAAGACAACAACCTCCTTGGTGACCAGTAGCATGAGCGTGGTGATGGGAACGAAAATGGGCCAGATGGCCAAGAATGGTGTGGATGTCATGCTGGGGAGATCTCATGCCTTTGTGGATCATCTCCTTTTCACAGATGAGGAGATGG GAGAACTTCAAGCCTGTTGTGAAGGTGGGGAGATGGCTCCTTTGCAGCGGGAGCAGAGCCCGGTAGCCCAGGAAGGCTACTTGGCATGCTTGATGTCCCTGTTGAAAAAATTCCATTGCTACATCTCCCAACAGTCTCAGTACCACGCAAGGCATGCCAGCCAAAGCCTCCAAGAGGTCCTAGAAAACCAATACCTG GAATGGAAGGCTTGGCTGGTGGCCCTCTACTACACCATAACTCTGCCTCTGAGGACCATTTATCTGATCATCCTGTTTACCTTCGAGGAGCTGTCCTCCAAGATCCAGGAGCACATGCCCCAAACCTCTTACGTCCTCGAAGACCTACAGATGGCCCTCACCACTCTTGAATGCCTCCAGGATCTCTGCAGGAGGATCTTTACCCGGGTCTGGAGGAAGATGTTGGAGGAGGAAAACGTGAACGCTCTCGTGGACTACTTCAGGAACACCATGCCGTTTTGCTGCCTTGCCAAGCACTGCAAATGCAGAACCTAA